Within Bifidobacterium dentium JCM 1195 = DSM 20436, the genomic segment GGCGTCAAGCGTGGAGAATCGAATCGCCTTGGCCCGTCCGTTCTTCAACACCGAAACGTTGACCGGCGTGATGCCTATCGCCTCGGCCAACTCGTTGACGCTCATCTTGCGTCTGGCAAGCATCACATCGAGGTTCACACGAATCGACATATCAAATCACCGCCGCCAACTCATCACGCTGTTCGATGGCCTGCATCAGCAATGAGCGCATTACCAGCATCAGCAGCTCGAACGCGGCAATCAGCAGCAAGGAAACCAGACCTGCGCCCAATATGGCGAATCGCACCAGATCCCGTTCGACGCCCAATACATCGGCCAACAACATCGAAGGCGACATCCAGATCTGAGACAGCATCAGCAGGACCACCAATACGGCCTCGGCTCCGGCGCACGCAAGAATACCGTTCGTCCAATGCACCGCCTCGCCGGAAAACACATCGCGCCGCCTGGCGAGGGTCAACAATCGCCACAACGGAATCAGCGCGATCTCGAAGCAGGCGACCATCAGCGCACCATCGATCACGTACAGCCAATGCAACGCATCGGCATGGGGGTGCGCGGCCGCGACGCCGCCCGCAACCACGAACAGACCTATCTGCAATCCCAAACAACACACGGCGAACAGTATGATCAGCACACGCAACGCACCAATCACCCCGCAACGGCATACCAAACGATCCGACATGACAGATCTCCCATCCTATTTTTGAATATCGATAATAATCTATCGAAACTCGATATGCAAATCTTGTGAAAGTAAGTCCATCGATATATTTCTATCGTTTTTCGATAGCTTACGATGGCGCCATACACACTACGTACCATCACCGAAAGGCTCCGCATGACGGCATTTCAATCCCAGGCACAACCGGTGGCCAATCCCCTACCTGCCGCATCCGGCCCGCAGAACGTCAAGCCGGAGGCGGATCCCACAACCAGGCGGCGGGAGATGGCGAGCCGACCGATCACCCAACGCACCATTGTCACCATCTGCGTGGCGCTGGCAATCACATTCGCCTTCGACCGGCTGGTCTGCGACATCACCCCAACATGGCTGTCCGGCTACGCGGTGCCGCTGTTCTGGGTGATATGCACCACGGCGCTCACCACGCTGCACTGGCGGACCGCCCGCAAGCGTCCGCTCGTCTGGCTGGTCTCAGGAAGCATCATCGCCATCGGCATATGGGAAGCGCTGTTCTCGTCCGTATGGTCATATTCGAACAATCTAGAATACGCATTGACCACGGCATTGGCCCAGCCCGCCCTGCTGATGCTGCATTG encodes:
- a CDS encoding helix-turn-helix domain-containing protein, coding for MSIRVNLDVMLARRKMSVNELAEAIGITPVNVSVLKNGRAKAIRFSTLDAICQTLGCQPGDVLEWVDDDKD
- a CDS encoding DUF2975 domain-containing protein, with the translated sequence MSDRLVCRCGVIGALRVLIILFAVCCLGLQIGLFVVAGGVAAAHPHADALHWLYVIDGALMVACFEIALIPLWRLLTLARRRDVFSGEAVHWTNGILACAGAEAVLVVLLMLSQIWMSPSMLLADVLGVERDLVRFAILGAGLVSLLLIAAFELLMLVMRSLLMQAIEQRDELAAVI